A genomic region of Gemmata massiliana contains the following coding sequences:
- a CDS encoding glycosyltransferase encodes MVSGTESSPSISSEPIPELGVPGLISVLVLCCGQLEYTRLCVPSVLKFARLPFEVIAVDSGALDGTAEYWAGIQAAATSRVEIVCSSVETDLVSALQAGLSYARGESVVLLDNDTIVPSGWLAQMAALLNTDSAVGMVGSMTNYGPAHQVVWPVPYKLGMKTGDILGAEYIGAQVEIVNRFAQEWRESHRGQWSGTDRLGGGCVMIRRSVLRLVGAIPRAPLRFFDPEALSRRVVEVGFRLACCRDLFVHSFGSRAAERIETGVSAHPNRVEQ; translated from the coding sequence ATGGTCTCCGGTACAGAGTCCTCTCCTTCTATATCATCCGAACCCATTCCCGAGCTCGGTGTCCCGGGACTTATATCTGTTTTAGTCCTGTGTTGCGGGCAACTCGAATACACGCGTCTGTGCGTGCCGAGCGTCTTGAAATTTGCGCGGCTGCCATTCGAGGTAATTGCTGTCGATTCGGGGGCGCTTGATGGGACAGCCGAGTATTGGGCCGGGATACAAGCCGCTGCTACCTCGCGAGTGGAAATTGTCTGTTCGTCGGTGGAAACGGATCTCGTTTCAGCACTTCAGGCGGGGCTATCGTACGCGAGAGGAGAGAGTGTGGTGCTACTCGACAACGACACGATCGTGCCTAGTGGCTGGCTGGCACAGATGGCTGCTCTGTTGAACACTGATTCCGCAGTTGGGATGGTCGGCTCGATGACTAATTATGGCCCTGCGCACCAAGTTGTCTGGCCAGTGCCATATAAACTCGGGATGAAGACGGGTGACATTCTCGGGGCGGAATACATTGGCGCTCAAGTTGAGATTGTTAATCGGTTTGCCCAAGAGTGGCGGGAGAGTCATCGTGGTCAGTGGTCCGGTACGGATCGTCTTGGCGGAGGGTGCGTCATGATCCGTCGGTCGGTGCTTCGATTGGTAGGTGCAATCCCACGTGCGCCCTTGCGATTTTTTGACCCTGAAGCGCTCAGTCGGCGGGTGGTCGAAGTTGGTTTCAGGTTGGCCTGTTGCCGCGATTTGTTTGTTCATTCGTTCGGGAGTCGCGCTGCCGAACGAATCGAAACAGGGGTTTCAGCTCATCCAAATCGCGTGGAGCAGTAG
- the tnpA gene encoding IS66 family insertion sequence element accessory protein TnpA, giving the protein MARPHLRDPKLEQFWRTTIAKWVASGLNIRDFCRKYKLTEPSFYAWRREIAARDRTPIPKSVPRTTSVAPARRTSTSPGPSRSVTRRISAPAPRPSFVALRVVPDTPLELVLPSGLVLRVPPGYDANHLRAVVAALEVRPC; this is encoded by the coding sequence GTGGCTCGACCTCACCTGCGCGATCCGAAGCTCGAGCAGTTCTGGCGCACGACCATTGCGAAGTGGGTCGCCTCCGGTCTGAACATCCGCGACTTCTGCCGGAAGTACAAACTCACCGAGCCGTCGTTCTACGCGTGGCGCCGCGAGATCGCGGCCCGTGACCGCACCCCGATCCCCAAGTCCGTTCCGCGCACCACATCCGTAGCCCCCGCCCGTCGTACCTCGACGTCGCCGGGCCCGTCGCGATCCGTGACGCGTCGTATTTCGGCCCCGGCTCCGCGCCCGAGCTTCGTAGCCCTGCGCGTTGTACCCGACACCCCGCTCGAACTGGTACTCCCGTCGGGCCTCGTGCTCCGGGTGCCACCGGGGTACGACGCCAACCACCTGCGCGCCGTGGTCGCGGCCCTGGAGGTCCGACCGTGCTGA
- the tnpB gene encoding IS66 family insertion sequence element accessory protein TnpB (TnpB, as the term is used for proteins encoded by IS66 family insertion elements, is considered an accessory protein, since TnpC, encoded by a neighboring gene, is a DDE family transposase.), whose translation MLSLALPGRVFVCVTATDMRKSFDGLSAVVREHLKRDPLAGDLFVFRNRRGDRLKLLYWDEDGLAVWAKRLEEGTFQFPAPNSDDEAVEVKATELALILGGIELRSVERRRRYRRPATS comes from the coding sequence GTGCTGAGCCTGGCGCTTCCCGGGCGCGTGTTCGTATGCGTCACCGCGACCGACATGCGCAAGAGCTTCGACGGGCTCTCGGCCGTGGTCCGCGAGCACCTCAAGCGGGATCCCCTGGCCGGCGACCTGTTCGTGTTCCGGAACCGCCGCGGGGACCGGCTCAAGCTCCTGTACTGGGACGAGGACGGACTGGCGGTTTGGGCCAAGAGGCTCGAAGAGGGCACGTTCCAGTTCCCCGCACCCAACTCCGACGACGAGGCGGTCGAGGTGAAGGCCACCGAGTTGGCATTGATCCTGGGCGGCATCGAGCTCCGTTCCGTCGAGCGCCGCAGGCGCTACCGCCGGCCGGCGACGAGTTGA
- the tnpC gene encoding IS66 family transposase — translation MTLPGTDEPLPDDPLTLQAMVRELLDALAAARRSAEALRTRLDQLLRRLYGPKSEKVSSTPSLFDNESRDTAAAPAPPERAPDTPPTRKKGRHGRRRVPRDLPRQRIEYDLTDVEKLCPWCHGSRARIGEEVSERLDYRPARLCVVEHVRPKYACRRCHAHVAVAPRPREALPKSVAAPGLLAQVITAKFADHLPLHRLEGILARHGMKLSRSTMCDWLAGCAKALGPIYDEMCMRVRDSKVIHTDDTPVPVLDRERERTRTGRIWVYLGDAQNPYTVYDATPSRSRDGPQSFLSKYQGYVQADAFGGYDGLFATGATEVACWAHARRKFVEAEPSDSRRSREALAHICRLYDVERRAKGLGSGNRLSLRQREAVPVLRAIQEWLDATRASVLPKSPLGAAITYATNQWTALNVYVTDGVLAIDNNAAERALRGVAVGRKNWLFWGSDRGGKTAAVLTSLVATCRRHGIDPWSYLADVLTHLPSHPTDRVGALLPDAWAQAQRATS, via the coding sequence ATGACGCTGCCCGGGACCGACGAACCGCTGCCCGACGACCCGCTTACACTCCAGGCGATGGTGCGAGAGTTGCTCGACGCGTTGGCCGCCGCGCGGCGCTCGGCCGAGGCACTTCGCACGCGACTCGACCAACTATTGCGGCGGCTCTATGGGCCGAAGTCCGAGAAGGTCTCGAGCACGCCGTCGCTGTTCGACAACGAATCCCGTGACACCGCGGCGGCGCCAGCGCCGCCGGAGCGCGCCCCCGACACTCCACCGACACGCAAGAAGGGCCGGCACGGTCGTAGGCGCGTGCCGCGCGACCTCCCGCGGCAGCGCATCGAGTACGACTTGACCGATGTGGAGAAGTTGTGCCCGTGGTGCCACGGCTCGCGTGCGCGCATCGGTGAAGAGGTTAGCGAGCGCCTCGATTATCGGCCCGCGCGTCTGTGCGTCGTTGAACACGTCCGGCCGAAGTACGCGTGTCGTCGCTGTCACGCGCACGTCGCCGTCGCACCGAGGCCGCGCGAGGCGTTGCCCAAGTCCGTCGCCGCGCCCGGCTTGTTGGCGCAGGTCATCACCGCCAAGTTTGCCGACCACCTCCCACTCCACCGACTCGAGGGCATCCTCGCGCGGCACGGCATGAAGTTGTCCCGCTCGACGATGTGCGACTGGTTGGCCGGATGCGCGAAGGCGCTGGGGCCGATCTACGACGAAATGTGCATGCGCGTGCGGGACTCGAAGGTGATTCACACCGATGACACCCCGGTGCCCGTCTTGGACCGCGAACGGGAGCGCACACGCACGGGGCGAATCTGGGTGTACCTGGGCGACGCGCAGAACCCGTACACCGTCTACGATGCGACGCCCAGCCGATCCCGCGACGGACCGCAGTCGTTCCTGTCGAAATACCAGGGCTACGTGCAAGCCGATGCGTTCGGGGGCTATGACGGGCTGTTCGCGACCGGCGCCACCGAGGTCGCGTGCTGGGCGCACGCGCGTCGCAAGTTCGTCGAAGCGGAGCCCAGTGACAGCCGGCGGTCACGGGAGGCGCTAGCGCACATCTGCCGGCTCTACGACGTCGAGCGCCGGGCGAAGGGGCTGGGCAGTGGCAACCGGTTGTCACTGCGACAGCGAGAGGCCGTTCCGGTGCTGCGCGCGATCCAGGAGTGGCTCGACGCGACGCGCGCGAGCGTATTGCCGAAGAGCCCGCTGGGCGCGGCGATCACCTACGCGACCAACCAGTGGACGGCGTTAAACGTGTACGTGACCGATGGCGTCCTGGCGATCGACAACAACGCGGCGGAACGCGCGCTGCGCGGAGTCGCCGTAGGTCGGAAGAATTGGTTGTTCTGGGGGAGCGATCGTGGCGGCAAGACGGCCGCGGTGCTGACCTCGCTGGTCGCAACCTGCAGGCGCCACGGGATCGACCCGTGGTCGTACCTCGCGGACGTGCTCACGCACCTCCCGTCGCATCCGACGGATCGCGTCGGGGCGTTGCTCCCCGACGCCTGGGCCCAGGCCCAACGCGCCACGTCGTAG
- a CDS encoding type II toxin-antitoxin system VapC family toxin — translation MIVLDACIATKLFVVESQSDAAARVVARYPLLLAPELVALEVTSAITRKVRNRELDRAAAERALGSWWEFLDLGNLRLTPDRVLMAEAAGRSLALGHSLADCLYLALAARHNVPLVTADAPFRDAVRGIFPDIHLLAEFGPGSP, via the coding sequence GTGATCGTGCTCGACGCGTGCATCGCGACCAAGCTGTTCGTCGTTGAATCCCAGTCCGACGCGGCGGCCCGGGTGGTCGCTCGGTACCCGCTCCTGCTGGCTCCGGAACTTGTGGCGCTCGAAGTCACCTCGGCCATTACCCGCAAGGTGCGCAACCGCGAACTGGACCGCGCCGCGGCCGAACGGGCGCTCGGCTCGTGGTGGGAGTTTCTGGACCTGGGGAACTTGCGCCTGACCCCGGACCGGGTCCTCATGGCCGAAGCTGCCGGCCGGTCCCTGGCGCTCGGGCACTCGCTGGCCGACTGCTTGTATCTGGCACTGGCCGCGCGCCACAACGTGCCCCTGGTCACCGCGGACGCACCGTTTCGCGACGCGGTGCGCGGTATTTTCCCCGACATCCACCTGCTCGCCGAGTTCGGCCCCGGGAGCCCGTGA
- a CDS encoding tyrosine-type recombinase/integrase encodes MPFIEGRGASRPDHPAVPGTAVPALFAGAGDRGAWRYIEFLTAEIRNPNTRAAYAHALRRFSDWCQCHQLRLEKLTPVHVATYVEHLGRVLAKPSVKQHLAAIRMLGDYLVLGQVIPSNPASSVRGPKYVVKTGKTPVLTREEARELLDGIGGARVADLRDRALIGLMVYSFARVSAVLGMDVGDYYQQGKRWWVRLHEKGGKEHAVPCHHKADEYLDAYLTGAGLSAEKNGPLFRRLNRDGTLGTTRLDRREALAMIKRRAGAAALGTGIGCHSFRATGITAYLHNGGTLETAMAIAAHESPRTTKLYDRTRDGLTLEEIERIRL; translated from the coding sequence GTGCCCTTCATCGAGGGGCGCGGCGCGTCCCGGCCCGATCATCCCGCGGTCCCGGGCACCGCGGTCCCGGCCCTGTTCGCCGGCGCCGGGGACCGAGGGGCGTGGCGCTACATCGAGTTCCTCACGGCCGAGATCCGCAACCCGAATACTCGGGCGGCGTACGCCCACGCTCTGCGCCGGTTCTCCGACTGGTGCCAGTGCCACCAGTTGCGGCTCGAAAAACTCACCCCGGTTCATGTCGCCACGTACGTCGAGCACCTCGGGCGCGTGCTCGCCAAGCCCTCGGTCAAGCAGCACCTGGCCGCGATCCGGATGCTCGGCGATTATTTGGTGCTCGGACAGGTCATTCCGAGCAACCCGGCCTCCTCGGTGCGCGGCCCCAAATACGTGGTCAAGACCGGCAAGACCCCGGTCCTGACGCGCGAGGAGGCGCGCGAGCTCCTCGACGGGATCGGGGGCGCGCGGGTCGCGGATCTGCGGGACCGGGCCCTGATCGGGCTCATGGTGTACAGCTTCGCCCGGGTCAGCGCGGTACTCGGGATGGACGTGGGCGATTACTACCAGCAGGGCAAGCGGTGGTGGGTGCGGCTCCACGAGAAGGGGGGCAAGGAGCACGCGGTCCCGTGCCACCATAAAGCCGACGAGTACCTGGACGCGTACCTCACGGGAGCCGGTCTGAGCGCGGAGAAGAACGGTCCCCTGTTCCGGCGGCTGAACCGGGACGGGACGCTGGGCACCACGCGGCTCGACCGGCGCGAGGCCCTGGCCATGATCAAGCGCCGGGCCGGTGCGGCGGCTCTGGGTACCGGGATCGGGTGCCACTCGTTCCGGGCGACCGGGATCACCGCGTACCTGCACAACGGGGGGACGCTGGAGACCGCGATGGCGATCGCGGCCCACGAATCGCCGCGCACGACCAAGTTGTATGACCGCACCCGCGACGGGCTCACGCTCGAGGAGATCGAGCGCATCCGGCTGTGA
- a CDS encoding AAA family ATPase, producing the protein MGRVTTHAAANSRSNTATLTAGQSRAVKHILTSKDRVTLIRGAAGVGKTTSLQIAAEGIRSAGLSLRAIAPTSKAAEELRAVDPHSGTLARFLIDQKMQESARDGVVIVDEASLLGTRQASELFGVLEKINARAVLVGDVKQHTADRFSDHFSGVRRRYWARS; encoded by the coding sequence TTGGGGCGTGTCACCACCCACGCCGCCGCAAATTCTCGATCCAACACTGCCACACTTACCGCCGGTCAGTCAAGGGCTGTCAAACACATCCTCACCAGCAAAGACCGTGTTACGCTCATTCGGGGTGCGGCGGGCGTCGGGAAAACGACCTCGCTGCAAATCGCCGCCGAGGGCATCCGCTCCGCCGGCCTTTCACTTCGAGCCATCGCCCCCACCTCGAAAGCCGCCGAGGAACTGCGTGCCGTCGATCCCCATTCCGGCACCCTGGCCCGGTTCCTCATCGACCAGAAGATGCAGGAAAGCGCTCGCGACGGCGTCGTCATCGTGGACGAAGCCTCGCTCCTAGGCACCCGCCAAGCGTCCGAGCTGTTCGGCGTGCTGGAGAAGATCAACGCTCGCGCCGTACTCGTTGGGGATGTGAAGCAGCACACCGCAGATCGTTTCTCCGATCATTTTTCTGGGGTCCGGAGGCGGTATTGGGCACGTTCGTAG
- a CDS encoding AbrB/MazE/SpoVT family DNA-binding domain-containing protein gives MTHYTHTRLGEDRRVTIPAKVCTRLGLTAGEPLVWEEEGNTLRLIPCNHLLRDVQAAFAPYHAPGESLVDELIAERRAEAARE, from the coding sequence ATGACCCACTACACCCACACGCGCCTCGGCGAGGACCGCCGCGTCACCATCCCCGCCAAAGTTTGCACCCGGCTCGGCCTGACCGCGGGTGAGCCCCTCGTCTGGGAAGAGGAGGGCAACACGCTGCGACTGATCCCGTGTAACCACCTGCTACGTGACGTTCAAGCGGCGTTCGCACCCTACCATGCCCCGGGTGAAAGCCTCGTCGACGAACTCATCGCCGAGCGCCGGGCCGAGGCCGCTCGTGAGTAG
- a CDS encoding type II toxin-antitoxin system VapC family toxin produces MSSSVLDASALIAFLFGEPGADIVATHIPGGLVSAVNLSEVAARTLEKGVPLDRFDYELGRLPLTVVPFDATLAKVAATLRVPTRPLGLSFADRACLALCLDRGLPAVTGDRDWIKANVGVEVVVFR; encoded by the coding sequence GTGAGTAGCAGTGTCCTCGACGCCTCGGCTTTGATCGCGTTCCTGTTCGGAGAACCCGGGGCTGACATCGTGGCCACCCACATTCCCGGGGGACTCGTCTCGGCCGTCAACTTGTCGGAAGTGGCGGCACGAACTCTGGAGAAAGGGGTGCCCTTGGACCGGTTCGATTACGAGCTCGGGCGCCTGCCCCTGACCGTCGTCCCGTTCGACGCGACCCTCGCTAAGGTCGCGGCCACGCTCCGGGTTCCGACCCGTCCTCTCGGGCTCTCGTTTGCCGACCGCGCGTGTCTGGCCCTGTGCCTGGACCGCGGGCTCCCGGCCGTCACCGGGGACCGGGACTGGATCAAGGCGAACGTCGGGGTCGAGGTCGTTGTGTTCCGATGA
- a CDS encoding ParB/RepB/Spo0J family partition protein, which yields MSPTNETAPPLAPAPISAPAQSVVPVAVDLIDLNPHNPRKTFDELELVAFGMELKRHQIKQPLRVARKPDGRYELVGGERRLRAAKLVGIEHVPCLVLPRALSPAEVILDQLQENTGVHLTPLEKAEAYQQLMRLNRWNQSELAAHLPGVTETDISKVFTIKANLAPQLREHVRTGKLGAAVAYDLARVRDTARQLELGEKVVTGALSRAELALVIKQGAKPGTRRAKAVRVAVRFDLGAGFEALEQKLGAMLADVARLKKNALPADLLAGMWAAR from the coding sequence GTGTCTCCGACGAACGAGACCGCACCGCCACTGGCCCCCGCACCTATCAGCGCTCCCGCGCAGTCCGTGGTGCCCGTTGCGGTGGACCTGATCGATCTGAACCCCCACAACCCGCGCAAGACGTTCGACGAGTTGGAGCTCGTGGCGTTCGGGATGGAACTCAAGCGGCACCAGATCAAGCAGCCGCTCCGGGTCGCCCGCAAGCCCGACGGGCGGTACGAGCTCGTCGGGGGCGAGCGACGCTTGCGCGCGGCCAAACTGGTCGGGATCGAGCACGTGCCGTGCCTGGTCCTGCCCCGCGCGCTGAGCCCGGCCGAGGTGATCCTGGACCAGCTCCAGGAGAACACCGGGGTGCACCTGACCCCGCTGGAAAAGGCCGAGGCGTACCAGCAGCTCATGCGCCTCAACCGGTGGAACCAGTCGGAACTGGCGGCCCACCTGCCGGGCGTCACGGAGACCGACATCTCCAAGGTGTTCACGATCAAGGCGAACCTCGCGCCCCAGCTCCGGGAGCACGTGCGGACGGGCAAACTCGGGGCCGCGGTGGCTTACGACTTGGCCCGGGTGCGCGACACCGCGCGGCAACTCGAACTGGGCGAGAAGGTGGTCACGGGCGCCCTGTCCCGGGCGGAACTCGCCCTCGTCATCAAGCAAGGGGCCAAGCCCGGAACGCGCCGCGCGAAGGCCGTCCGGGTCGCGGTGCGGTTCGACCTCGGGGCCGGGTTCGAGGCCCTGGAGCAGAAGCTCGGGGCGATGCTCGCGGACGTGGCTCGGCTCAAGAAGAACGCCCTGCCCGCGGACCTGCTCGCCGGGATGTGGGCCGCACGGTGA
- a CDS encoding type IV secretory system conjugative DNA transfer family protein has product MNWFPWFSRPRRPARPADELDAVVFERPDAAWRARDLVQGVFITGATGSGKTSGPLRALLETALVRGYGAMVFSAKPGEAGEHVRLARACGRGADVVLVDREARHRVNLCAALDNPRADVSTRAALIAGGIGTLMEVAGRGGARAGAEGDKFWKQSADRALQNIVLILLIAGLPVTPAAVMQILQSLPTSPRALTSAWFRAGACYQALQAAHAHRADHEPEYRAAKDWALLEMATLSPKTKSVVVATLTGTLDAASRGVVARIIASDTTLDLGAALRANRVVLCDFSYPEWMDTARFLYAALKHLVQLEALRRPVTPGTKPFLIVSDEYQNICSEHDFLYASMSRSCRCPLVVCTQGHESLHAVFPGDNGRSKVQTLIGNLVSKFYCLPTPTTASELCEALGRRRVFLSNASTQAGGYESPFDLLVPGPSRASGGVSETFESVLHPADLARMRTGGPGHNFTVDALLVQSGRVFGTGFCFTPWSFSQRS; this is encoded by the coding sequence ATGAACTGGTTCCCGTGGTTCTCGCGCCCGCGCCGTCCGGCACGCCCGGCGGACGAACTCGATGCCGTGGTGTTCGAGCGCCCGGATGCCGCGTGGCGCGCCCGGGATCTGGTCCAGGGCGTGTTCATCACCGGGGCCACCGGGAGCGGTAAGACCAGCGGCCCGCTCCGCGCGCTCCTCGAGACGGCCCTGGTCCGCGGGTACGGGGCGATGGTGTTCTCGGCCAAGCCCGGGGAGGCCGGTGAGCACGTTCGGCTCGCCCGCGCGTGTGGGCGCGGGGCCGACGTGGTGCTCGTGGACCGAGAAGCCCGGCACCGGGTGAACCTGTGCGCCGCGCTCGACAACCCGCGCGCCGACGTGAGCACCCGCGCGGCCCTGATCGCGGGCGGGATCGGAACCCTGATGGAGGTGGCCGGGCGCGGGGGCGCCCGGGCCGGGGCCGAGGGCGACAAGTTCTGGAAGCAGTCCGCGGACCGGGCCCTCCAGAACATCGTGCTGATCCTCCTGATCGCCGGGCTCCCGGTCACCCCCGCGGCCGTCATGCAGATCCTCCAGTCCCTGCCCACGAGCCCGCGCGCCCTGACCAGCGCGTGGTTCAGGGCCGGGGCGTGTTACCAGGCGCTCCAGGCCGCGCACGCGCACCGGGCGGACCACGAGCCCGAGTACCGGGCCGCGAAGGACTGGGCCCTGCTCGAAATGGCCACCCTGTCGCCGAAGACCAAGAGCGTGGTCGTGGCCACGCTCACCGGGACCCTGGACGCCGCGTCCCGGGGCGTCGTGGCCCGGATCATCGCTTCCGACACGACGCTCGATCTGGGCGCGGCCCTGCGCGCCAACCGGGTCGTGCTGTGCGACTTCAGTTACCCGGAATGGATGGACACGGCCCGGTTCCTGTACGCGGCCCTCAAGCACCTGGTCCAGCTCGAGGCCCTGCGGCGCCCCGTGACCCCGGGCACCAAGCCGTTCCTGATCGTCTCGGACGAGTACCAGAATATCTGCAGCGAGCACGACTTCCTGTACGCGTCGATGTCGCGCTCGTGCCGGTGCCCGCTGGTCGTGTGCACCCAGGGGCACGAGTCGCTCCACGCGGTATTCCCGGGAGACAACGGGCGGAGCAAGGTGCAGACCCTGATCGGGAACCTGGTGAGCAAGTTCTACTGCCTCCCGACCCCGACCACCGCGTCCGAGCTGTGCGAGGCCCTGGGGCGCCGGCGCGTGTTCTTGAGCAACGCGTCGACCCAGGCGGGCGGGTACGAGTCCCCGTTCGACCTGCTCGTCCCGGGCCCCTCGCGGGCGTCCGGGGGCGTGTCCGAGACGTTCGAGAGCGTGCTCCACCCCGCGGACCTGGCGCGCATGCGCACCGGGGGGCCGGGACACAACTTTACGGTCGACGCGCTCCTGGTGCAGTCCGGGCGCGTGTTCGGGACCGGGTTCTGCTTCACCCCGTGGTCCTTCTCCCAGAGGAGCTGA
- a CDS encoding helix-turn-helix domain-containing protein: MSELAGPVCGYKEAMRLTGLKKTKLYDLFRRGILRGYRDGAMIRFYRTALLSYMKEHENTSAAPPSPPSKARKRKRPSGMRFKFL, encoded by the coding sequence GTGAGCGAGCTAGCTGGGCCGGTCTGCGGCTATAAGGAGGCGATGCGACTGACCGGATTGAAGAAGACGAAATTGTACGATTTGTTCCGCCGCGGGATCCTTCGGGGGTACCGGGACGGGGCCATGATTCGGTTCTACCGGACCGCGCTCCTCTCCTACATGAAGGAGCACGAAAATACTTCAGCCGCTCCCCCATCACCTCCGAGCAAAGCAAGGAAGAGGAAGCGGCCAAGTGGCATGCGGTTCAAGTTTCTGTAG
- a CDS encoding tyrosine-type recombinase/integrase — MSKKRKRGTRGKPWYRRGRDQWCITVGDKITTLVDDKGLPVRGRDNRTGAEKAWHEMAVMASVPDNGSENEVRSILELYLQDMERRKVTQKTITTYTGYFKSFLARFPELLVRELRPFHIHEWWQKSHPAWGNSTQNLSGSAFKAALRWASSAGKGGAIIPTNPLEGMPLPTMRKRSAEVVVSDEEFTELLRLIKSPRVRDILFVAWETGTRPVNLTRATKEHLTEDGNAFMFADWNTEEGSAVHKTFKATGRPLAVPLTDAAKEVVHRLADEHPEGPLFRTPTGLPWTDLRLANTVMHYAKQAGLKGRFTAYSCRHSRATALLEAGHTDTDVAAILGNTPGVIHRNYSHVAAKVNRLRDLLNRGRKPTET; from the coding sequence ATGAGCAAAAAGCGAAAGCGCGGGACAAGGGGTAAACCGTGGTACCGTCGCGGGCGCGACCAGTGGTGCATCACCGTCGGGGACAAAATTACCACGCTGGTCGACGACAAAGGACTACCGGTGCGGGGGCGGGACAACAGGACCGGGGCCGAAAAGGCGTGGCACGAGATGGCCGTGATGGCCTCAGTACCGGACAATGGGTCCGAAAACGAGGTGCGATCGATCCTCGAACTCTACCTCCAAGACATGGAACGAAGAAAGGTCACTCAGAAAACGATCACCACTTACACAGGTTACTTCAAGTCGTTCCTCGCCCGGTTCCCGGAACTCCTGGTCCGAGAACTGCGCCCGTTCCACATTCACGAATGGTGGCAGAAGTCCCATCCGGCGTGGGGAAACTCGACGCAGAATCTGTCCGGCAGCGCGTTCAAAGCCGCGTTACGCTGGGCGTCATCTGCTGGCAAGGGCGGGGCGATTATTCCCACCAACCCGCTCGAAGGGATGCCACTCCCTACCATGCGGAAACGGAGCGCCGAGGTCGTGGTGAGCGACGAAGAATTTACGGAGCTCTTGCGACTGATTAAGTCACCACGGGTACGAGATATTTTGTTCGTTGCGTGGGAGACGGGTACGCGGCCGGTGAACCTGACACGGGCGACCAAGGAGCACCTAACTGAAGACGGGAACGCCTTTATGTTCGCAGACTGGAACACCGAAGAAGGAAGCGCGGTCCACAAAACGTTCAAAGCAACCGGCCGTCCGCTCGCCGTCCCCCTTACGGACGCGGCCAAAGAGGTCGTCCATAGGCTCGCGGACGAGCACCCGGAGGGACCACTGTTCCGCACCCCGACCGGCCTACCGTGGACCGACCTGCGGTTAGCCAACACCGTTATGCATTACGCGAAACAAGCCGGGCTGAAGGGACGATTCACGGCTTACTCGTGCCGGCACTCCCGGGCAACGGCTCTGCTTGAGGCCGGCCACACGGACACGGACGTGGCCGCGATCCTCGGGAACACGCCCGGTGTGATTCACCGCAACTACTCACACGTCGCGGCAAAAGTGAATCGGCTTCGCGATCTACTCAACCGGGGACGAAAACCTACAGAAACTTGA